The DNA window CGCATGCGGCTATCGACAATCGATGCAACTAAGCGCATATGACCGGATGTTTCAGTACCGACCATTTTATAGGTGTTGCCATAGATGTCAACGACCGTGTGAATTTTATGTTGCTCTGACAATGCAATATCCCCCTTTGGAATTCTTTACCCATCATACCATGAACACAAGCTGATTGTGAATCAAAGAAAGGTGACCTACTCATGTCAAACGTCGTTCTAAAACTTACAGAAGACAGTCTTCTCAAAGTGATTGCTCATTACGAGAAAAACAAGATCATTTCCAAAAATCCATATGCTCGCTTTAGCGCTAAAATCTCCGATACCGTCGTGACTGTTTACACCTCTGGAAAAGTCATGTTTCAAGGGAATGGAGCTGCACGAGAAGCAGCAAAATGGGGAATTGCCCCTGCAGCTGACAAAATCGTCTCAACCAAAGGAGACAAACTTCCTGACGGTTTTGCCCAACTTTCGGTTCTCGGATCTGACGAAACGGGCACCGGTGATTTTTTCGGACCAATTACCGTCGCGGCGTGTTACGTACCGGCCGACAAAGTTGAACTTGCACGCGAACTCGGTGTGAAAGATTCGAAACAACTGACCGATGCCTGGATGCGCCAAGTTGCCCCCGACCTTAGAGCAACATTTGCGCATAAAGTGCTAACTTTAAAAAATGATAAATACAACAAAGTCCAAAGCCAAGGCTGGTCACAAGGAAAAATCAAAGCCTTGTTGCATAACCAAGCACTCAGATATGTTCTAAACGAGATTGCACCCGAAAAACCAAGCTTTATCTTAATCGATCAATTTGCAGAACGCGGCATCTATTATAAGCACATTAAAGAAGAACCAGAAATCATTCATGAGAACGTCTTGTTTTCCACAAAAGCAGAAGGTCTTCACGTTTCAGTTGCCTGTGCGTCGATTATCGCTCGCGTTGCATTTCTTGAAGAGATGGACCGAATGAGTCAAGACGCGGGTATGACTTTGCCAAAAGGCGCTGGAAAAATCGTGGATGAAGCAGCGGCGAAGATTTTGCTGAAGCATGGTGAGGCGTATTTGAAGGGGTTGACGAAGGTGCATTTTGCGAATACGGGGAAAGCTGTTGCAATAGCTGCTAAGAGGCGCAAGTAAATCTACACTTAACATTTAATGAAGCTTATTATTTTTATAAGGTAGATATCCAATTTAAAAGTTCTTAAAAAAGTGCTATCCCATAATCTCGAACTCGACGTTTACTTTTTGAAGTCCTAGAGGTGAAATCTTTTGAACAACCAATTGCGCTTAATAGGAGCGAACACACTTTCTACATCTATTTTGCGTCTGCTGTAAAGTTGGGTTACAGATTCATCCTCAAGAGCTGCTTTAGTCTTTACTTTCATTTTACGGAAATAATCTTTTGTTTTAGCTTCAAAATGGATGATGGTACTGAAGACGAATCGGTTGAAGCTATGCCCGCGGAAAACGTCCGTCACAATGGATATCATTCTGTTCTTTAACTCGCAAAAGGAGCTGTACCCAAAAGTCATTGTTCATGACCTTTGGGACAGCCCCTTTTTAACCTTGCAATTAAA is part of the Planococcus kocurii genome and encodes:
- the rnhC gene encoding ribonuclease HIII, with the protein product MSNVVLKLTEDSLLKVIAHYEKNKIISKNPYARFSAKISDTVVTVYTSGKVMFQGNGAAREAAKWGIAPAADKIVSTKGDKLPDGFAQLSVLGSDETGTGDFFGPITVAACYVPADKVELARELGVKDSKQLTDAWMRQVAPDLRATFAHKVLTLKNDKYNKVQSQGWSQGKIKALLHNQALRYVLNEIAPEKPSFILIDQFAERGIYYKHIKEEPEIIHENVLFSTKAEGLHVSVACASIIARVAFLEEMDRMSQDAGMTLPKGAGKIVDEAAAKILLKHGEAYLKGLTKVHFANTGKAVAIAAKRRK